One window from the genome of Dyadobacter sp. CECT 9275 encodes:
- a CDS encoding sialate O-acetylesterase, translated as MKHLRYLLLLWICWAEICQGQNVTFDPNFDIYILMGQSNMAGRGKVTDAYKSVSNPRVLMLTKANEWVTARHPVHFDKTVAGVGPGLSFGIEMAEASQGKRIGLIPCAVGGTSINKWVPGAFDSATNTHPWDDAEKRIREGMKYGVIKGVIWHQGEGDSNPDSARVYLDKLEKLIARVRKEVGKKRLPFVAGELGRYKANYAFINEVIVHLPQKVSRTAVVSSDGLVHNGDGTHFDSPSADEFGKRYAKAMLQLVK; from the coding sequence ATGAAACACCTGAGATATCTGCTATTGTTATGGATCTGCTGGGCAGAAATATGCCAGGGGCAAAACGTAACTTTTGACCCCAATTTTGATATATATATCTTAATGGGGCAGTCCAACATGGCTGGCCGGGGTAAGGTTACCGATGCTTACAAATCGGTTTCCAACCCACGCGTTTTGATGCTGACCAAAGCAAACGAATGGGTTACGGCAAGGCATCCGGTGCATTTTGACAAAACTGTGGCAGGGGTGGGGCCAGGACTCTCCTTCGGAATTGAGATGGCAGAAGCATCGCAGGGGAAAAGGATAGGGCTGATACCCTGTGCAGTAGGAGGGACTTCCATCAATAAGTGGGTCCCCGGTGCCTTTGATTCTGCTACAAACACGCATCCCTGGGATGATGCCGAGAAACGTATCCGGGAAGGAATGAAATATGGTGTCATAAAAGGGGTGATCTGGCACCAGGGGGAAGGAGATAGTAATCCGGACTCAGCCAGGGTATATCTGGATAAGCTTGAAAAACTCATTGCTAGGGTCAGGAAGGAAGTGGGTAAAAAGCGTCTGCCGTTTGTGGCCGGAGAGCTCGGCCGTTATAAAGCAAATTACGCATTTATCAATGAAGTGATCGTTCACCTCCCACAGAAAGTTTCCCGAACTGCGGTGGTATCTTCCGATGGTTTGGTGCACAACGGTGACGGAACCCATTTTGATTCCCCGTCGGCCGATGAATTCGGCAAGCGGTATGCGAAAGCCATGTTACAACTGGTGAAATAA